Genomic window (Longimicrobiaceae bacterium):
GCGGCCGCGCCCGCGGCCTTCGCCGCCGCCGCGCCGCCCGGCCTCGGCCCCGCCGGGGCCGCCCAGGCCCGGACCGCGGCCCGCACCGGGGCCGCCGCGTCCGCGGCCGCCGCCCTGCCCGCCTCTGTTCTCAGCCATTGCTATTCCCCTAGAACTCGAGGCCGCCCTCGCGGGCGCCCTCGGCGAAGGCCTTGACGCGGCCGTGGTAAAGGTAGCCGCCGCGATCGAAGACCACCGCGGTGATCCCCATCTCGCGAGCCTTCTCCGCGAGCGCCTTGCCGGCCGCCCTGCTCGCCTCGGTCTTCGTCATGCCGTCGGCGCTGCGCTGCTCGCGCAGCGGCGCGGCGAGGGTGGACAACCCCACCAGCGTGCGGCCCTGCGTGTCGTCGACCACCTGACCCTCCACGTGCTTGAGGGAGCGGTAGACGACCAGGCGCGGGCGCTGCTGCGTGCCGCTGACCTTTCCGCGGACGCGGCGGTGCCGCCGCAGGCGGCGGTCCTGGCGCGTCTTGATACGTGCTCTGGCCATCGATCCAATTCCGTTTGAGTGACTATGCGATGATGCGCCGGGGGGCGCGGACGGCTCCTACTTGCCGCCCGCCTTGCCCGCCTTGCGGCGGATCACCTCGCCCTGGTACTTCACGCCCTTGCCCTTGTAGGGCTCGGGCGGACGGAGCGACCGGATCTCGGCCGCGACCTGGCCAACGACTTCCTTGTTCGAGCCCGCGACCTCGACGGTCGTGGGGTTGATCGCGCGCAGCGCGATCCCCTCGGGGGCCCGGTAGTCGATGGGGTGCGAGTAGCCCAGCGCCAGCGTGAGGCCGAAGGGCTTGGTCTCGGCGCGGTAGCCCACGCCCACGATCTCGAGGATCTTGGTGAAGCCCGTGGTCACGCCCTCGACCATGTTGGCCACCAGCGTGCGGCTCAGGCCGTGCAGCGAGCGGTGCTCCGGGGAGTCGCTGGGGCGCTCCACGAGCACCTCGGCGCCCTCGCGCCGCACGATCACCTCGCGGTGCAGCGTGCGCGACAGCTCGCCCTTGGG
Coding sequences:
- the rplR gene encoding 50S ribosomal protein L18; the protein is MARARIKTRQDRRLRRHRRVRGKVSGTQQRPRLVVYRSLKHVEGQVVDDTQGRTLVGLSTLAAPLREQRSADGMTKTEASRAAGKALAEKAREMGITAVVFDRGGYLYHGRVKAFAEGAREGGLEF
- the rplF gene encoding 50S ribosomal protein L6, whose amino-acid sequence is MSRIGRKPISVPSGVEINIDGQTVSVRGPKGELSRTLHREVIVRREGAEVLVERPSDSPEHRSLHGLSRTLVANMVEGVTTGFTKILEIVGVGYRAETKPFGLTLALGYSHPIDYRAPEGIALRAINPTTVEVAGSNKEVVGQVAAEIRSLRPPEPYKGKGVKYQGEVIRRKAGKAGGK